In Providencia alcalifaciens, the sequence TGGCACGATGCGCCCACCAATTTTCGCCCCAATACAGCGGTGGCCGACATCACTGTGAATATGATACGCAAAATCGAGAGGTGTTGAACCTGTAGGTAAATCCACCACATCGCCTTTTGGCGTAAACACATAGACTCGGTCATCAAACACTTGGCTACGCACTTCATCCAGCATTTCGCCAGAATCCGCCATCTCTTCTTGCCATGAAATCAGTTTACGCAGCCATGCAATACGGTTTTCGTAGCTACTGCCTTTACCGACACCACTTGCACCTTCTTTATATTTCCAGTGCGCCGCAACGCCCAGCTCTGCATCTTCATGCATTTGGCGGGTACGGATTTGGATCTCTAAGGTTTTACCATTTGGGCCTAAAACCACCGTATGAATTGACTGATAGCCATTTGGCTTTGGGTTCGCTACATAGTCGTCGAACTCATCAGGTAAATGGCGGAAATGGGTATGAACAATCCCCAATGCCGCATAACAATCTTGTAGGCGTTCAACCACGATACGCACCGCTCGCACATCGTATAATTCGCCAAATGCTAAGGATTTCTTCTGCATTTTGCGCCAAATACTGTAAATGTGTTTTGGTCGTCCGTACACTTCCGCTTGGATTTGCTCTTGGAGCATATATTTACGTAGCGTGCTGACGAAATTGTCGATGTACTCTTCACGGTCAATACGGCGCTCGTGCAGCAATTTCGCAATTTTTTTGTATTCATCAGGGTGCAGATAACGGAAACAGAAATCTTCTAATTCCCATTTTAATTGCCCGATCCCTAAGCGGTTTGCTAACGGCGCATAAATATTGGAACACTCTTTTGCCGCTAAGACGCGTTCATCTTCGCTGGCATCTTTGACTTCACGTAAATGGGCGATACGCTCGGCGAGTTTAATCACCACGCAGCGGAAGTCTTCCACCATCGACAGCAGCATACGGCGGATGTTATCCACCTGCACGGAACTGGTTTCGTTAGATTGCGTGGCTTTAAGTTCGCGGATAGCGTCCATCTCAATCACGCCTTTCACCAGCGCATGAATGGATTGACCGAAATCATCAATAACGGATTGTTCGTCGAGTTTTCCCTCTTCAACCAGAGGGAACAGTAACGCAGCTTGTAAGCTACCGATATCCATGCTGAGCGTGGATAAAATTTCGGTCATTTCAATGCCGCGCCACAGTAGCAGAGGCGCAATATCCTGCCCCGATAATTTATCGTGGCAATACTGCCAGGTATGGATGAGTTTTTCTTCTGATTGTTTGTTATTCAAACCCAAATCATTAACCCACTTTTCGGGGGCAAATTCACCTGCTGGGGTTAAATGCGCACTTCTTACTGCAACCATATATTCTCCCTACCTGTTACACCTCTGGGCTACGAACAAATAGCGCCATAGATTCCAGATGACTAGTTTGCGGAAACATATCCAACATCCGCAATTGAGATAACTGATACCCGCCTTCAAGTAAAACTTTACTGTCTCTTGCCAACGTTGTTGGATTACAAGAAACATAGACAATTTTTTCTGGCATCAGTTTAATTAAATGTTCCATTACGCCAGCGGCACCTGCTCGAGCAGGATCTAGCAGCACTTTATTAAAACCTTCTTGCGCCCACGGCTGAGTGTGGATCTGCTCTTCCAAGTTCTCATTATAGAACGCCGCATTCTCAATTGAGTTGCGCTGGGCATTACTTCTGGCTTGAGTGACTAAATTTTCAACACCTTCAACGCCAACCGCCATTTTTGCTAAACGGGCAATGGGTAACGTAAAGTTACCCATTCCACAGAAAAGATCCAATACCCTATCTTCAAGACTTAGATCCAACCATGCTAAAGCTTGCGCCACCATGTGCTGGTTAATTTCGCCATTCACTTGAATAAAATTGGCAGGGCTAAATTGTAGGGTTTCATCCGCCACCTGATATTCAGGTAACGGGGAGTCAGTCTCAAGCGGGACTAACTGCCCTTCATTCCCGGCTAACCAAATACTGAGTGCATGAGATTTGGCAAATTCTCGCAAGCGCTTTCTATCAGATGCGTCAACAGGGACTAAATGGCGTAACAGGATAAGATTGCCATTATCCCCATGAATCAGTTCAACATGCCCTAATTTGCTGGCAATCGATAGCTGATTTAAACAACTGGACAATGGTGTTAGCAGAGCATCAAGTTCCGCGTGTAATACGGAACAACTTTTAATGTCCACCAGCGTGTTGGTTTGGTTTTGGCGAAACCCCATCATTAAGTGATTGGATTTATTTTGATATTGCAGCCCTAAACGCGCACGGCGGCGATAGCCATATTCTTCACCACCAATCACCGAGATAGGTGGCAATACAGACCCAGTTTCACGTCCCATTAAATGCTGTAAAGCCTGCGCTTTGCTTTCGCGTTGAAGCCCAATCTCTACATGCTGCTGTTGGCATCCGCCACATTGATTAAAATAACGGCAGCGGGGTTTCACACGTTGAGAGCTGGTACTGAGACGTTTAATAACTTTGGCTTTGGCAAAATGACGTTTATCTTCAGTCAGTTCGACTTGAGCCTCTTCCCCGGGTAATAAACCAGTGATAAATATGGCTTTGCCATCATGGCGGGCTACACCTTGCCCAGCGGCATCTAAACTATCGACATGAACCGTGATTTGACGGCGTTGGGTGGTGCGGCGATTTGGCGAGTAAAATTGGGCCATAAGTAGTCACTAAACGGGGTTAAATAATTTCTATTTCAAGCCGCAGGTTGGTAAGTCCGTGTTTGCTGTATAACGGCTTACTTTATCACTGCGACTACCTGATAATTGGGTAGACAAATTAGCGGGCTATCATAGCATTTTTTTACCAAAATTAGTGACCACTTAGTTTTTTTGTCACGCTATATACTGACTTTTTTTATCAACGTTAATTCGTCACCATAAATTTTCGATACTCTTCATAAGCATAATGGTCAGTCATTCCGCTAATGTAGTCTTGGAGCAGCCTGGCTCGATAATAAAACTCTAGCATCGATTTATCCGCATCACTGGTGACTGAGATTTTTTCTAAGGCTTCGTTATAGGAGAGTCGATGTTTATTCGATAACTTATGAAATAGGCGAGTTTCGATAAAAAAGTGTTTATGGTAATTTTGCGCCACTAATGCCGCAAAATCCGCTCTATCCATCATCAACAGTGGGCTGTAAATATCTAATAACCCACTGATAATTCGGTAGCCTTGTAACTCTAACTCTTCCACTTCATGGTGATTAAATACATGCTTAAAGGCCACTGTTTTTAAGGCTTTTAATAGGCGATGCTCTTGGCTTTTATCTTCAAGTAACGCGCTGTTAAAACTGCCGTGATAAATCTCAGGCAGGTTTTGAATAAACCGCTGAGCACTGTAATGGGCAAGTTTTCCTGTAATATTGACGCGTAAATACATGAAAAACTGATCTTGCTGAATGCGCCTTGTGTGGTTATCGCTGATATTATTGAATGCGCGCAGGATGGTTTGATCGAAGAGATCCCCTGATTTTACCTCACCCCACTCCGCTTTTAGGTACCCAATTAATTGCTCAACGGTATAAATACCCTTTTCTGCTGCATCGTCTAAATCCGCAATACAGTAAGAGATATCATCCGCGGCTTCCATGATATAGGAGAGCGGGAAACGGCAATATTTGCCCATTTCCAACTTTTTACTTAACTCGCTGACAAAATCCGCTTCAGACCAGTAATAGCCTGGTTTTTTCATTAAATAATTAAATTCAGGCGGGATAGGCTCAAGGTCATAAGCGCCGCGAGTGTATTTCAAAATAGAGCCAATTTGCGCGTAGGTTAAATTCAGTTTGAGTAATCGGTGAGCCATACGCAGCCCTTGTGCGTTCCCTTCAAACGCGCATAAATCACGCTTAAGCTGACGACGGAAGAGATCCTGCTTTTCATTACCTGTTAGTTGCAACGCTTTAATTTTACAAGGATCTGGCGATTCAGGAGTGAATAGATAATCTGGCGATAATAATTTACTGAACCAACGTTGAATCGCCGCTTCACCAAAATGCCCAAACGGTGGGTTGCCAATATCATGCATTAAGCACGCCATTTCCACGAGGCTTTCAAAGGCATCACAACGGTCGGTTAAACCATATTCATCAAGCAGTTTTTTCTTTTTCAGTTCACCCAACACCGTTTTGCTGATGTAGCGCCCAACTTGTTGGACTTCAAGAGAATGGGTTAAACGGCTGCGTACCGCGGAGTTTTGTTCAAGGGGAAAAACTTGGGTTTTCTGTTGTAAACGACGAATCGCAGCGGAATTGATAATCCGCCCACGGTCACTTTCAAAGAGACGGTTTACGGCATCTTCATCATCGGGTGAGACTTTTTGATTTTTTCCACTACTCATGTAGTTACGTTGGAAACTCAGTTTTTTAACAAAATTAATCTCTTTTCCCGCCATGCTAGCCTCTGCGCCTTACCGTTTTATTCCTGAATCCTCAAAGAAAAGGCAGAGGAAAACCCACCTTTCAATGTTACACTTTAGCCATCTACGACATAAGTGTCTAATTAATCAACAGTGAGTATGACATAATGAAAATCGGTATCATAGGTGCGATGGAGCAAGAAGTTGCGAGCCTGCGCGAAAAAATCGAAGGTTGCCAAACATTGAGCCTTGCTGGCTGTGAAATTTATACAGGAAAAATGAACGGCATTGATGTTGCTTTATTAAAATCAGGCATCGGTAAAGTCGCTGCGGCAATCGGTACTACTTTACTGTTAGAACACTGTAAACCAGATGTGGTGATCAACACAGGGTCAGCGGGCGGTTTAGATCCACGTTTAAATGTTGGGGATATTGTTGTCTCTACGGAAGTTCGCTATCACGATGCGGATGTCACCGCATTTGGCTATGAACCTGGTCAAATGGCGCAGTGCCCACCTGCATTTATTGCCGATGCAAAACTCATTGAAACGACCGAAAAATGTGTCAAAGCGCTAGATATGAATGCGGTGCGCGGTCTAATTTGCAGCGGTGATGCTTTTATTAATGGCGCCGAACCTTTAGCGCGCATCAAAGCTACCTTCCCGAACGTTGCTGCCGTTGAAATGGAAGCCGCGGCTATCGGCCATGTTTGCTACCAGTTTAACGTGCCTTTTGTGGTGGTTCGTGCAATTTCAGATGTGGCAGATAAAGAGTCCCACACTAGCTTTGACGAGTTCTTACCTGTCGCTGCACGTCAATCATCCCTGATGGTTACTGCAATTGTCACGGCATTAGCGTAATTTATTTCTTACTCTCTTAAGGCATAACTGACCTTCATTTATGCCTTTTCTAATACCTTTTTGTGAAGTAATGCTATGAATCTAACGACCAAAATCATGCGCTCACTGATTGGTTTTCTATTTTTCTTAAGCCTAGTCAGTAGCGCATTCGCCGCCCCAAAATCCCGAGTTATTAGTTTATCCCCTGCCAATACGGAGCTGGCTTATGCCGCGGGGTTGGAGGATAGCCTAATTGCCGTGAGTGCCTATTCCGATTATCCGGAATCAGCCCAAAAACTCGAACAAGTTGCGGATTGGCAAGGCTTAAATGTGGAGCGGATTATTGCCTTAAAGCCGGATTTGATCTTGGCGTGGCGAGGCGGTAATCCACAGCGACCATTGGATCAGCTGGCGTCGTTGGGGATTCCAATTGTCTATTTTGATTCGCAAAGCATTGATGGGGTTATCTCCTCACTAGAGGCGCTTGCACAATACAGCCCTCACCCAGAAGTGGCAGAAAAAAATATCGCCCGAATGCGCAGCACGTTAAAGATGCAAAAAGATAAATTAGATAATAATAAGAAACCTAAGCAATTATTTATTCAATTAGGCACTCAGCCATTATTTAGTGCTGGTGATCATACTCTTCAAAATGATGTGGTTAAGACTTGCGGCGCTCAGAATATTTTTGAAAACAGCGCAGTACAATGGCCTCAAGTCAGCCGTGAGCAAGTCCTCACTCGCAAGCCCGATGCCATCATCATGACTGGCTCACCCGAGCAAGAAAATGCCGTCAAAGCTTTCTGGGGCACCCAACTCAATGTTCCCATTATTCGCTTAAATGAGGATTGGTTCCACCGCGCCGGCCCCCGCATCATCAATGCCACCGAGCAGCTATGTGATCAACTAAACGCACTACCAAACTAAGAAAAGAAGTTAAGAATCTAAGATTACAGCAGGATTTTTTGAGCAGAATTAATACAACAGGACAATAAGATAATTAAACTAATTTTTTTCGTTTAAAATCTCACGAAATAATCTTTCTAAATAGTTTGTGCTGTGGCTAGGCGGCAAGTGAGGATATCTCGGGGAGCATACATAAGTATGTGACCCGAGTAGCTGAACGAAGCCAACACCGCCACAGCGCAAAATATAACGAAAGATCAGATGCTGAACGACGAACCACATCCGCAAGTGGATTTTGCATTCGGATTCGTCACAATAAAGCGCGACCCTTCTAACCCTTCGGTGTAATCCACACTTCCACCCACTAAATATTGCAGGCTCATTGGGTCTACAACCAGTGCGACACCTTGTTTTTCGATGGTCATGTCCCCTTCGTTGATTTGATCATCAAAGGTAAAACCATATTGGAAACCACTGCAACCACCGCCCGTAATATAGACGCGCAGACGCAGGTTTGGGTTATTTTCATCGGCAACTAAGTCTTTGACTTTGATTGCTGCTTTATCGGTAAATTGCAGAGGCAGAGCTACATCATCACTCATTTATTACTCCAGACCGGTGACCGGTAAATTCATATGTAAGGCAACGCCTACTTAGATCAATTTCTCAATTATCCGTCACATGACTCATAGGTTCAAGTGTTGTTACACAATTGAGCACAGAGTTACTATTCATCCTTATGATTGAACCATCATTGTGATTGATAGCATTGGTTTAATCGCCCTTGTGCTTTAGAATAGCGGCAACTTTTTATTTAGTCTCTTTTCAGGAGCCCTGCAATGCACCATTCCGAAGAATTATATAATGAAGCCCAACAGCTGATCCCTGGCGGTGTTAACTCCCCGGTTCGCGCCTTTAATGGTGTGGGTGGTACCCCGTTATTTATCGAGCGCGCTGATGGCGCTTACATTTATGATGTCGATGGCAAAGCTTACATTGATTATGTGGGTTCTTGGGGTCCAATGGTATTGGGTCACAACCATCCTGCTATCCGCGATGCGGTGATTAAAGCCGTCAATAAAGGCTTAAGCTTTGGTGCGCCAACGGCTGCTGAAGTGGAAATGGCAAAACTGGTGTGCGAATTAGTCCCATCTATCGATATGATCCGTATGGTCAACTCCGGTACTGAAGCCACCATGAGCGCGATCCGCCTTGCTCGTGGTTATACAGGTCGCGATAAAATTATTAAGTTCGAAGGTTGCTACCACGGTCACGCTGACTGCCTATTAGTAAAAGCAGGTTCCGGTGCACTGACAATGGGTGAGCCTAACTCTCCAGGCGTACCTGAAGATTTCGTTAAGCATACTTTAACCTGCACATACAACGATTTAGCCTCTGTGCGCCAAGCTTTCGAAAACTACCCAGAAGAAGTGGCATGTGTGATTGTTGAACCTGTCGCGGGCAACATGAACTGCGTTCCACCAACCGCAGAATTCCTGCCGGGTCTGCGCGCATTATGTGATGAATTCAATGCACTGCTGATCATTGACGAAGTGATGACAGGCTTCCGTGTTGCACTCGGTGGCGCTCAAGATCACTACAACGTACAACCGGATTTAACCTGTTTAGGTAAAATCATCGGTGGCGGTATGCCAGTAGGCGCTTTTGGCGGTCGCTATGAAGTGATGGAAAAATTAGCGCCAATCGGCCCTGTTTACCAAGCAGGTACACTTTCTGGTAACCCTGTTGCCATGGCGGCGGGTTTAGCCTGCTTAAATGAAGTCTCTCAACCGGGGGTTCATGCACGCTTAACGGAGCTGACCGATAAGCTGGCTCGTGGCTTAGCTCGTGTTTCTAAAGAGCAAGGCGTGCCTATGGTAATCAACCATGTGGGTGGGATGTTTGGTCTATTCTTTACTGACGCCGAATCAGTAACATGCTACCAAGACGTGATGAAGTGCGATGTAAATCGCTTTAAGAAATTCTTCCACTACATGTTAGAAGAAGGCGTTTACCTCGCCCCATCTGCTTTCGAAGCGGGCTTTATGTCTATCGCCCATAGCGATGAAGATATTCAACGTACCATCGATGCCGCGGAAATTGCACTGGCAAAAATCAAAGCCGAATAATCCCCGCACACCCATAAAAATAGGCTCAATCTGCAAAGACTGAGCCTATTTTTTATCTATTTCTTAAGATCTATTTTTTGATCTGTTTTCTTTTCCAACCAAACTCAACATTCTCCTAAATCCCGTACGCTGTAGCTAGGCGGCAAACGAGGAGTTCTCAGGAAACATTCCCCAGCAATGACACTATGTCAACGCAGGCACAACATGAACAATGCAATTCTCTAAATAGTTCATGTTGTGGCAAGGCGGTGAGCAAAGACATCTTGGGGAGCATACATAAGTATGTGACCCGAGTATCCGAGTGCAGCCAACAACGCTACGGCGTGCGGGATGACGGAGAATTGGATGGAGAATCGCCAAACATATCCTTAACCCAGTCAGGAGCGGTATCCTCTTGTGGCGCCTCATTATTTCCATTTAAATTCCATGCTGGATCTTGCGATGCTGATCCTTGGCATAGGCTTTGCGGATCATCTGTCCAGACTGGCAACATTCTGCCGCCACCTAAATCGGAGCAGCTAAATTGACCATCCATCATGACGCGCATGTCGGTTATCCCTTCTGGCGCTCGGTTGATCAGTGTTAGTGGCGTTTGGTTATCTAAATAGCGCTGATAAACGCGTAATGCCCCTGTTGAGCCTGTTAACTGTGTTGGTCCGTTGTTATCACGACCGACCCAGACAATAGCCACTTCCTTACCGTCGATACCCGCGTACCAGCTATCACGCAGGTCGTTGGTGGTACCCGTTTTACCTGCCAGATTGTATTTACCATATTTATTCAGTAATACGCGTCCAGTCCCTTGCTGCACGACTTGCTGCATACCAAATAGCGTTAAATAAGCAGCTTGAGATGGTACGGCACGCTCTGCGGATGGGTAACTTTGGTACAGCTCTTTGCCATCACCATCAATCACTGAACGTAATGCAGATAATTTTGCGCGATTACCTTCGCCACCAATGGTTTGGTATACTTGCGCCACTTCAGCTGGCGTTAAGTTCACCGCACCTAATAACATCGCAGGCACTTTTTCCATCGCACTTTCTGGCGCACCCAGACGGATAAACGTATTCATCACTTGGTCGAGACCAATTTCCATCCCTAAGTTTACGGTTGGAATATTTTGTGATTTCGCTAATGCATCCACCAGCATCATACGGCCATTGAAGTTACGGCTATAGTTTCGTGGACTCCAACTTTGATTACCGACTTTGATAGTCAGCGGTTCATCGGATAACCACGTATTTAAGCGGAAGCGGTCTGGCTCACTTAACGCCGTTAAATAAACCGGTGGTTTTGCTAAAGAACCAATGCTTCGACGGGCATTCAGTGCTCGGTTGAAACCTGAGAATTGAGGATCAGAGCCGCCGACCATTGCACGCACTTCGCCGTTAATACGGTCGACAACCACCATGGCACCTTCGATATCATCCAATTTACGTGCTTTACGTAAATCAGCCACACCGAACTCTACCGCATTTTCCGCTGCCGTTTGCGCCACAGGATCTAAGGTGGTAAAAATTTTCGCGCCAGAGAGATCTTTAACTTTATCCCCAAGCTTCTCGCTCAGTTCTTGTCTCACCATCTGCATAAATGCGGGTTGAGATGCGACTAATCCCTCTTTATTTTTCACACCGAGCGGTCGAGCACTCAGAACTTGGTACATCTCATTATCGATAACACCGCGGGTTTCGAGAATTTTAAGCACAATATTACGGCGTTTAATCGCATTTTGTGGCTTAGTCCACGGGTTAAAGGTTGATGCACCTTGCACCATTCCCACCAGCAACGCTTGTTGGTCAAAACTTAACTCATTGATTGGTCGACCAAAGTAATACAAACTCGCCAGCGGGAAGCCGCGAATTTCATCATTACCATTTTGCCCTAAATAGACCTCATTCAAATACAGTTCAAGAATACGTTCTTTACTGTAATTGTAGTCTAAAATCAATGCCATTAAGGCTTCGTTAGCTTTACGTTTCAGGGTTCTTTCGTTAGTTAAAAATAGGTTTTTCACCAACTGCTGCGTTAAGGTACTTCCCCCCTGCACGGAACGACCCGCAGTGACGTTCGCCACCACCGCACGGCCGATAGAATATAAGCTAACACCATCATGCTCATAAAAGTTTCTATCTTCCGTTTCGAGGAGGATTTTCACCAAGGATTCAGGGAAGTCCGCCATTGGCAGCACTAAACGCTGTTCATTATTCGCAGATTGCATCATGGTGATCAGTTTCGGATCTAAACGGAAGAAACCGAATGAGCGCCCATTTTCAATATTTTCAATCTTGCTTAACATGCCATTTTCAAACACCAGACGCGCGAGGACTTGCCCCTCTTTTTGGTCTGGGAAATTAAATGGACGACGCAAAATTTCAATGGTATTGCCTTTCACTACAAACTCACCGGACGTGGTGATTTTGCTGACTTTACGGTACTGCATCCCTTCGAGCAGGTTGGTCATTTCAGCTTGGCTGTAATCCATACCCGGCTCAAGATTTACCATGCGTCCGTATACCGCTGCAGGCAAGTCCCACACCTTACCATCAAGGCGTTCTTTAATTTGTTGGTTTAGATAAAAACCGTAAGCCGCCAGTATTACTGCGAGTACCAGCATTAATTTAACTAGCAGCCAGAACCAGCGCCATTTACTCTTGCGAGGTTTGTTCTTTTTTGAGCCTTTTTTGGTCATTTGCTCTTCTTCATCGTCTTCATCATCAAGATATTCATCATCAATATCTTCATCATCATAGAGATCTTCATCATAATCATCGCGGCGTCTACGGCGGCGTGAAGAGGATGACGGTTTCTCAGCAGCGCGTCTTTTACGTCTACCAATGGGTTCAAAATCTTTACCGGACATGGTCGCTCCATATCTCCTATACCTAAATAGGCATTAAAATCTAACTATACATGCACAAGTACAACTACAGATACGTAGATGTAACATAAGGCTAATTTTGGCTCATAATTCAAGGAATTTCACGAAAGAAAGCTCCTAATTACACTTCCTTACGCTGTCTATTGGGTGCCATTGCCTAATTTACAACCCGTTATTAGAGCACAAAATTAGGTTATTTCGCACGCATCATTGCTTTTTTTGTTTGTCGCGTTGGTTCGGCATTCTCAGGGTCATCTGGCCAAGGATGTTTTGGATAACGCCCCTTCATCTCTTTTTGTACCTCTTTATAGCTTCCTTGCCAAAACGCACCAAGATCTTGAGTTATCTGAATAGGGCGCCTTGCCGGCGAAAGTAGCGATAATGTTAGCGTCACTTTACCATTTGCCACGGTTGGATTGGCTTTTTCACCAAACACTTCTTGCAAGCGAATTTCAATCACCGGTGGCTTGTCTAGCGCGTAGTGAATACTTACCTCGCTCCCAGAAGGGGCGACATAGGTTACAGGGAAAGTGCTGTCTAGCCACTGGCGTTGCTGCCAATCCAATCGATTCAATAATAAATTCATTAAATCAATTTCTTGCAGCTTTTTCTTGCTTGTCACACCATTCAGATAAGGGGCTAACCATTCATCAAGCGTCTCGAGCAAAGTATCATCATCCATTGCAGGTAATGGTGAGTCAGGAAAATAGCGCGCCGCTAATTCACAACGAATACGTAATTGCAGGGTATTTTCTTGCCAGTTTAACTGTTGCAAACCATTTTGCTGAAGCCAGTAAACCAGTGCATTTTTAATCTCTTCTGGTTCTGGATTAGTCAGCCGTTGAGATTTCACAACTAACTGTCCACATTGCAAACGCCTCCATGCCAGCAAGCTCCCCCGCTGCTCATCCCATTCAACTGTCTCTTGGGTACTAAAAAGATGCTGACAATCCCGTTGAAGTTTTTCAATGTCAATAGGATATGCCAGTGAAATACGCGCATCAGCAGAAGTTTCTGACTGCCATAATGCCGCCACCATCAGCCATTCATTGCCCATCAACGGGTCATTATCGTTCAGTGTTGCCCCTAACCCGCTGGCTAATTGATAACGG encodes:
- the mrcB gene encoding bifunctional glycosyl transferase/transpeptidase, producing the protein MSGKDFEPIGRRKRRAAEKPSSSSRRRRRRDDYDEDLYDDEDIDDEYLDDEDDEEEQMTKKGSKKNKPRKSKWRWFWLLVKLMLVLAVILAAYGFYLNQQIKERLDGKVWDLPAAVYGRMVNLEPGMDYSQAEMTNLLEGMQYRKVSKITTSGEFVVKGNTIEILRRPFNFPDQKEGQVLARLVFENGMLSKIENIENGRSFGFFRLDPKLITMMQSANNEQRLVLPMADFPESLVKILLETEDRNFYEHDGVSLYSIGRAVVANVTAGRSVQGGSTLTQQLVKNLFLTNERTLKRKANEALMALILDYNYSKERILELYLNEVYLGQNGNDEIRGFPLASLYYFGRPINELSFDQQALLVGMVQGASTFNPWTKPQNAIKRRNIVLKILETRGVIDNEMYQVLSARPLGVKNKEGLVASQPAFMQMVRQELSEKLGDKVKDLSGAKIFTTLDPVAQTAAENAVEFGVADLRKARKLDDIEGAMVVVDRINGEVRAMVGGSDPQFSGFNRALNARRSIGSLAKPPVYLTALSEPDRFRLNTWLSDEPLTIKVGNQSWSPRNYSRNFNGRMMLVDALAKSQNIPTVNLGMEIGLDQVMNTFIRLGAPESAMEKVPAMLLGAVNLTPAEVAQVYQTIGGEGNRAKLSALRSVIDGDGKELYQSYPSAERAVPSQAAYLTLFGMQQVVQQGTGRVLLNKYGKYNLAGKTGTTNDLRDSWYAGIDGKEVAIVWVGRDNNGPTQLTGSTGALRVYQRYLDNQTPLTLINRAPEGITDMRVMMDGQFSCSDLGGGRMLPVWTDDPQSLCQGSASQDPAWNLNGNNEAPQEDTAPDWVKDMFGDSPSNSPSSRTP